Proteins encoded by one window of Candidatus Scalindua japonica:
- a CDS encoding response regulator → MKGHNQYRSEVEIIKDAQVNITDANTNNDKTLISLLRHEISQLKATNASLNVKLQSLREKHLPHVFLVEDDYDTSQIIAEILHDDYNVIDAGNGIEALSILRKVGNAGSSVKKIDTILLDINLPGMCGFTLCHEVKKKMKLNIPIIVCTARNTKKDVIRAISSGANDYIIKPFQEKTLVSKVNKWTKVNKRLHIKL, encoded by the coding sequence ATGAAAGGCCATAATCAATACCGCAGTGAAGTTGAGATCATAAAAGATGCACAAGTGAATATCACTGATGCTAACACCAATAATGACAAAACTTTGATAAGCCTTTTAAGGCATGAAATCTCACAACTCAAAGCAACTAACGCCTCTCTGAATGTAAAATTACAAAGCCTTCGTGAAAAGCACTTACCCCATGTCTTCTTAGTTGAAGATGATTATGACACTTCACAGATCATTGCTGAAATCCTTCATGATGATTACAACGTAATTGATGCTGGAAATGGAATTGAGGCACTAAGTATCTTACGCAAAGTAGGTAACGCTGGTAGTAGCGTCAAAAAAATTGATACAATATTATTAGATATTAATTTACCCGGCATGTGTGGGTTTACATTATGCCATGAGGTAAAAAAGAAAATGAAATTGAACATCCCCATCATTGTATGTACGGCAAGAAATACTAAAAAGGATGTAATAAGGGCAATCAGTTCTGGAGCAAATGACTATATTATCAAACCATTTCAGGAAAAAACTTTAGTAAGTAAAGTTAACAAATGGACAAAGGTAAACAAAAGATTACATATCAAATTATAA
- a CDS encoding response regulator — MPKLNVQTRVVDAHNANILVIEDEEVILDMMKILLESRGHNVFVSQDSSVGIEMYENHIYDIVLCDLAMPKLNGWQVAKFIKEYDAVRKRTKTPVVLITGYELDADNIDYKKEGVDFILNKPIELDKLHKIISDCSTENISK, encoded by the coding sequence ATGCCAAAGCTAAATGTTCAGACCAGGGTTGTTGATGCTCATAATGCAAACATACTTGTTATAGAAGATGAAGAAGTAATATTGGACATGATGAAAATTCTCCTGGAGTCAAGAGGGCATAATGTATTTGTATCACAGGATTCAAGTGTTGGTATCGAGATGTATGAAAATCATATATACGATATTGTTTTATGTGACCTGGCAATGCCAAAGCTAAATGGTTGGCAGGTAGCCAAATTCATTAAAGAGTATGATGCCGTAAGGAAAAGGACTAAAACTCCGGTTGTTCTGATTACCGGTTATGAGCTGGATGCGGATAATATAGACTATAAGAAGGAAGGTGTAGATTTCATTTTAAATAAACCAATTGAGCTTGATAAGCTACATAAAATCATCAGTGACTGCTCAACTGAAAACATATCTAAATGA